From Eubacterium sp. 1001713B170207_170306_E7, the proteins below share one genomic window:
- a CDS encoding PqqD family protein, whose translation MKIKDGFILRNIADEHIVIPVGENAFDLNGIINLNEVAAFLWENMQTAISEEDLVKKILENYDVSEKNAKVDVEEFIKKIDEAGFLD comes from the coding sequence ATGAAAATTAAAGATGGTTTTATATTAAGAAATATCGCAGATGAGCATATAGTAATACCAGTTGGAGAAAATGCTTTTGATTTAAACGGGATCATTAATCTAAATGAAGTAGCTGCTTTTCTCTGGGAGAATATGCAAACTGCTATATCGGAAGAAGATTTGGTGAAAAAAATATTGGAAAATTATGATGTCTCTGAGAAAAACGCAAAAGTAGATGTTGAAGAATTTATAAAAAAAATTGATGAAGCTGGATTCTTAGATTAA
- a CDS encoding radical SAM protein, with the protein MSIYKKFIQYLAKESVSKGKAFSATLEITKRCNLLCEFCYLNGERNKLDLLDEKSTDEWIEFITKCIKNNVFYINFTGGEVLTRPDFEEIYTKTYDMGTKICVFTNGTLLNDSYLQLFKKRPPDSIDITLYGMSAERYEQICGNGDAYYRVMEAIDNLQKAGLPVQTKTNALPALAGDYEQIAEYVKDHRLSFRFSGYMGPERDCPGQMDSFKRIPPEKVLKFQKLFCEQGLIGIQEQDTRECHEQCFRCMAGKSSFFVSSEGKMTTCPMFTGFYTEPFKDGFEVAWEQLKQKVKNAEACEDCLSCEEYAYCTKCPANLYSETGSTAKCSAYLKALAHNNRVLNEIKKN; encoded by the coding sequence ATGAGTATATATAAAAAATTTATTCAATATCTTGCTAAAGAGAGTGTGAGTAAAGGGAAAGCATTTAGTGCCACTTTAGAAATCACAAAACGTTGTAATTTGTTGTGCGAGTTTTGCTATTTGAATGGAGAACGTAACAAATTAGATTTATTAGACGAAAAGTCAACAGATGAATGGATAGAGTTTATTACAAAATGCATAAAAAATAATGTGTTTTATATTAACTTTACCGGCGGTGAAGTCTTAACGCGGCCTGATTTTGAAGAAATCTATACAAAAACCTACGATATGGGAACCAAAATTTGTGTTTTCACCAACGGTACCCTTCTAAACGACAGCTATTTGCAGTTGTTCAAAAAACGCCCCCCAGACAGTATCGATATTACCTTGTATGGAATGTCAGCCGAGCGTTACGAGCAAATTTGCGGCAATGGCGATGCCTATTATAGGGTCATGGAAGCAATCGATAATTTACAGAAAGCGGGCTTGCCAGTTCAGACAAAAACCAATGCACTGCCAGCACTTGCGGGAGACTATGAGCAGATTGCAGAGTATGTAAAAGACCATAGGCTTTCTTTCCGTTTTAGCGGATACATGGGCCCGGAAAGGGACTGCCCTGGTCAGATGGATAGCTTTAAACGTATACCGCCCGAGAAGGTTTTAAAATTTCAAAAGTTATTCTGTGAGCAGGGGCTGATAGGTATACAAGAGCAGGATACCAGAGAGTGTCATGAGCAGTGCTTCCGGTGCATGGCCGGAAAAAGTTCTTTCTTTGTGAGTAGCGAAGGTAAGATGACAACCTGTCCCATGTTCACAGGCTTTTATACCGAACCTTTTAAGGATGGCTTTGAAGTGGCATGGGAGCAGTTAAAGCAAAAAGTAAAGAATGCTGAGGCCTGTGAAGACTGTTTGAGTTGCGAAGAATATGCTTACTGCACGAAATGCCCGGCAAATCTTTATTCTGAAACAGGCAGTACAGCAAAATGCAGCGC